The following coding sequences lie in one Rutidosis leptorrhynchoides isolate AG116_Rl617_1_P2 chromosome 4, CSIRO_AGI_Rlap_v1, whole genome shotgun sequence genomic window:
- the LOC139841867 gene encoding uncharacterized protein, whose protein sequence is MMKNVSINFPITDVLKGMPNYDRFIKGLIFQRAKYQDETSFFIEEDCNKILASRPRIPKKLGDPGKFVFPCKFGNSEVFNALADLGASINLMPHSLRERLGLGTLKPTRIRIILANHSFDSTIGIAEDILVNIDTLVFPVDFVIMEMKEDL, encoded by the coding sequence ATGATGAAAAACGTCTCGATCAACTTTCCAATCACCGATGTGCTTAAAGGAATGCCAAACTACGATCGGTTCATCAAGGGGCTAATATTTCAAAGGGCTAAATATCAAGATGAAACATCTTTCTTTATTGAAGAGGATTGCAATAAGATTCTTGCATCAAGGCCAAGGATTCCTAAGAAGTTGGGAGATCCAGGAAAATTCGTTTTCCCTTGTAAGTTTGGTAACTCGGAAGTCTTCAATGCACTTGCTGATTTGGGTGCAAGCATTAACTTAATGCCCCATTCACTTCGCGAGAGACTCGGCCTTGGAACTCTTAAACCGACCCGTATTAGGATAATATTGGCTAATCATTCATTTGACAGCACTATTGGTATCGCTGAGGACATCTTGGTTAACATTGACACCTTGGTGTTCCCGGTTGATTTTGTTATCATGGAGATGAAGGAGGATCTTTAA